In a single window of the Streptacidiphilus sp. P02-A3a genome:
- a CDS encoding serine/threonine-protein kinase produces the protein MEPLEADDPRQAGPYTLLGRLGAGGMGAVYLGRSAGGRTVAVKLVRREFAADEDFRARFRREVEAARAVSGAFTASVVDADTEAAMPWLATTFVPGVPLSAAVRKHGGFGEPVLRALGVGLAEALQEIHRAGVIHRDLKPANVMLAADGPHVIDFGISRAVEGTALTSTGFVVGSPGFLSPEQAMGNQVVPATDVFALGATLAFAANGNGPFGDGPTPALLYRVVSQEPDLSGVPESLRDAVRACLAKDPANRPTPAQLVSALSENAPAFTGGWLPPAVLADIAGANSVLTGVAVPPVPTTAPTAPPQGFGPPTPPPFAAPQYPPQQGQQQGYPPATPPFPPAYPPAYGPQQGQPGPVQQQGPQQGQGGTPTRPLPPKGSGLSRRGLIGLIGGGVVVLGGAATAMALSGGGKPQPGPSTSPSASASGGASPTPSGTPSATAAPSVSPTGGAPVAPANAPGTLAGPAAKPLWTQVLNDTVYDLGVSNGTVVAVCTNSTKGLKTSDGSSRWPGSADVQSGTISTIPLLVGDTGYLVGTTSQGTTVLLVVDLASGATKWSITFQQNGWELQGAYGITGSTLLITANTTQGVGVNGLWAVDINTHQTLYTKTGSYIGSLLVPAGGSTVVSLNEQNDSGVASGIDVATGARTWSVTPNSATFDGPGGTDGCLVGSVFYTGGNEVNAYDVASGRPAWQAVTYDPDNLGYYAPSTDGQGRAFVCGDNTLYCFNPANGDKLWQTAAANGFSIGGGVVAANGMVYVVDEKGVLYAVNAATGACNWSYSNPAAANNQNLSLVADGSGVYFAIGTQLIALPTH, from the coding sequence ATGGAACCGCTCGAAGCCGACGATCCACGCCAGGCTGGTCCGTACACGCTGCTCGGGCGGCTGGGCGCGGGCGGAATGGGAGCGGTGTACCTGGGACGCTCGGCCGGTGGCCGGACGGTGGCGGTCAAGCTCGTCAGGCGCGAGTTCGCCGCCGACGAGGACTTCCGTGCCCGCTTCCGCCGCGAGGTGGAGGCCGCCCGCGCCGTCTCCGGCGCGTTCACCGCCTCGGTCGTGGACGCCGACACCGAGGCCGCCATGCCCTGGCTGGCCACCACCTTCGTCCCCGGCGTCCCGCTCAGCGCGGCGGTGCGCAAGCACGGCGGCTTCGGCGAGCCGGTGCTGCGCGCGCTCGGCGTCGGCCTGGCCGAGGCGCTGCAGGAGATCCACCGCGCCGGAGTGATCCACCGCGACCTCAAGCCCGCGAACGTGATGCTGGCCGCGGACGGCCCGCACGTCATCGACTTCGGCATCAGCCGGGCGGTCGAGGGCACCGCGCTGACCTCCACCGGCTTCGTGGTCGGCTCCCCCGGCTTCCTCTCCCCCGAGCAGGCCATGGGCAACCAGGTGGTGCCCGCCACCGACGTCTTCGCGCTCGGCGCGACCCTGGCCTTCGCCGCCAACGGCAACGGCCCCTTCGGTGACGGTCCGACACCCGCCCTGCTGTACCGGGTGGTCAGCCAGGAGCCCGACCTGTCGGGGGTGCCCGAGTCGCTGCGTGACGCCGTCCGCGCCTGCCTGGCCAAGGACCCGGCGAACCGGCCGACCCCCGCGCAGCTGGTCTCCGCGCTCAGCGAGAACGCCCCGGCCTTCACCGGCGGCTGGCTGCCCCCGGCGGTCCTGGCCGACATCGCCGGGGCCAACTCGGTGCTGACCGGCGTGGCCGTGCCCCCGGTCCCGACCACCGCCCCGACCGCGCCGCCGCAGGGCTTCGGCCCGCCCACCCCGCCGCCGTTCGCGGCGCCGCAGTACCCGCCGCAGCAGGGCCAGCAGCAGGGCTACCCCCCGGCCACGCCGCCGTTCCCGCCCGCCTACCCGCCCGCCTACGGCCCGCAGCAGGGCCAGCCGGGACCGGTCCAGCAGCAGGGCCCGCAGCAGGGCCAGGGCGGCACGCCGACCCGGCCGCTGCCGCCGAAGGGCTCCGGGCTGAGCCGACGCGGCCTGATCGGTCTGATCGGCGGCGGCGTGGTGGTGCTCGGCGGCGCGGCCACCGCCATGGCGCTCAGCGGCGGCGGCAAGCCCCAGCCGGGCCCCAGCACCAGCCCCAGCGCCAGCGCCAGCGGCGGCGCGAGCCCCACCCCCAGCGGCACCCCCTCGGCCACCGCCGCCCCCAGCGTCAGCCCCACCGGCGGCGCCCCGGTGGCCCCGGCGAACGCCCCGGGCACGCTGGCCGGTCCGGCCGCCAAGCCGCTGTGGACGCAGGTGCTGAACGACACCGTGTACGACCTCGGCGTCAGCAACGGCACCGTGGTCGCCGTCTGCACCAACTCCACCAAGGGCCTGAAGACCAGCGACGGCAGCTCCCGGTGGCCCGGCTCCGCCGACGTCCAGAGCGGCACCATCTCCACCATCCCGCTGCTCGTCGGCGACACCGGCTACCTGGTCGGGACCACCTCCCAGGGCACCACCGTGCTGCTGGTGGTGGACCTCGCCAGCGGCGCCACCAAGTGGTCGATCACCTTCCAGCAGAACGGCTGGGAGCTCCAGGGCGCCTACGGCATCACCGGCAGCACCCTGCTGATCACCGCCAACACCACCCAGGGCGTCGGCGTCAACGGCCTGTGGGCGGTGGACATCAACACCCACCAGACCCTCTACACCAAGACCGGCTCGTACATCGGTTCGCTGCTGGTACCGGCCGGCGGCAGCACCGTGGTCAGCCTGAACGAGCAGAACGACAGCGGTGTCGCCAGCGGCATCGACGTCGCCACCGGCGCCAGGACCTGGTCGGTCACCCCGAACAGCGCGACCTTCGACGGTCCCGGCGGCACCGACGGCTGCCTGGTCGGCAGCGTCTTCTACACCGGCGGCAACGAGGTGAACGCCTACGACGTCGCCAGCGGCCGACCGGCCTGGCAGGCCGTCACCTACGACCCGGACAACCTGGGCTACTACGCGCCCAGCACCGACGGCCAGGGCCGCGCCTTCGTCTGCGGCGACAACACCCTGTACTGCTTCAACCCCGCCAACGGCGACAAGCTGTGGCAGACCGCCGCCGCCAACGGGTTCTCCATCGGCGGCGGGGTGGTGGCCGCCAACGGCATGGTCTACGTGGTCGACGAGAAGGGCGTGCTGTACGCGGTGAACGCGGCCACCGGCGCCTGCAACTGGTCCTACAGCAACCCGGCCGCGGCCAACAACCAGAACCTGTCGCTGGTGGCGGACGGCTCCGGCGTCTACTTCGCGATCGGCACCCAGCTGATCGCGCTGCCGACGCACTGA
- a CDS encoding ABC transporter ATP-binding protein, which produces MSTSVEQRTGAGRTGPGSGEVAAFRNVSKHFGAVKAVNDISLTLHPGETVAFLGRNGAGKSTSIDMLLGLRDPSSGSITLFGGTPRQAIVNGRVGVMLQSGGLMPDVKVRELVDLACKVHPRGYQVDQVLETAGITEIADRMVDKLSGGQEQRVRFAIATAGDSDLIVLDEPTTGMDVKARQAFWAVMRAQADAGRTVLFATHYLEEADSIADRVLVMHNGRLIADGTAAEIKARAGLRKISFDVHPEDGADLSLLRSLPALSALDVSGHTVRISSDDADATVAAIYRAGFYPRGLEVAGVGLEQAFIAITGEQDAADESAAHATFDKGNAR; this is translated from the coding sequence ATGAGCACGTCCGTAGAGCAGCGCACGGGGGCGGGTCGAACGGGCCCGGGCTCCGGGGAAGTGGCGGCCTTCCGCAACGTCAGCAAGCACTTCGGGGCGGTGAAGGCGGTCAACGACATCAGCCTGACCCTGCACCCGGGGGAGACCGTGGCCTTCCTCGGCCGCAACGGGGCGGGCAAGTCCACCAGCATCGACATGCTGCTGGGCCTGCGTGACCCCTCGTCAGGCAGCATCACCCTGTTCGGCGGGACCCCGCGCCAGGCCATCGTGAACGGCCGGGTCGGCGTGATGCTGCAGAGCGGCGGCCTGATGCCGGACGTCAAGGTCCGCGAGCTGGTCGACCTCGCCTGCAAGGTCCACCCGCGCGGCTACCAGGTCGACCAGGTGCTGGAGACCGCCGGGATCACCGAGATCGCCGACCGCATGGTCGACAAGCTCTCCGGCGGCCAGGAGCAGCGGGTCCGCTTCGCCATCGCCACCGCCGGGGACAGCGACCTGATCGTCCTGGACGAGCCCACCACCGGCATGGACGTCAAGGCCCGGCAGGCCTTCTGGGCGGTGATGCGGGCCCAGGCCGACGCGGGCCGCACCGTCCTGTTCGCCACCCACTACCTGGAGGAGGCGGACTCCATCGCCGACCGGGTGCTGGTCATGCACAACGGTCGGCTGATCGCCGACGGCACGGCGGCGGAGATCAAGGCCCGGGCCGGGCTGCGCAAGATCTCCTTCGACGTCCACCCGGAGGACGGCGCGGACCTGTCGCTGCTGAGGTCCCTCCCGGCGCTCTCCGCGCTGGACGTCAGCGGCCACACCGTCCGGATCAGCAGCGACGACGCCGACGCGACCGTCGCCGCGATCTACCGGGCCGGTTTCTACCCGCGCGGCCTTGAGGTCGCCGGGGTGGGCCTGGAGCAGGCCTTCATCGCCATCACCGGTGAGCAGGACGCCGCCGACGAGTCCGCCGCGCACGCCACGTTCGACAAGGGGAACGCACGATGA
- a CDS encoding response regulator transcription factor, translated as MIRILLAEDQGMVREALAALLGLEGDIEVVAQVSRGDQVVAAALAHEVEVAVLDIEMPGLTGIEAAALLRRERPAVKIVIVTTFGRPGYLRRAMEAGADAFLVKDAPASELAEAVRRVLRGERVIDPMLAAAALAEGANPLTSREREVVAAAADGSANHEVAKRLCLSEGTVRNYLSAAIQKTGARNRAEAVRIAREKGWL; from the coding sequence GTGATCAGAATTCTTCTCGCCGAGGACCAGGGCATGGTCCGTGAGGCGCTGGCCGCGCTGCTCGGCCTTGAGGGCGACATCGAGGTGGTCGCCCAGGTGTCGCGCGGCGACCAGGTGGTCGCGGCGGCGCTCGCGCACGAGGTCGAGGTGGCGGTGCTGGACATCGAGATGCCCGGGCTGACCGGCATCGAGGCCGCCGCGCTGCTGCGCCGGGAGCGTCCCGCCGTCAAGATCGTGATCGTCACCACCTTCGGCCGCCCCGGCTACCTGCGCCGCGCCATGGAGGCGGGCGCCGACGCCTTCCTGGTCAAGGACGCGCCCGCGTCCGAGCTGGCCGAGGCGGTACGCCGGGTGCTGCGCGGCGAGCGGGTGATCGACCCGATGCTGGCCGCCGCCGCCCTGGCCGAGGGGGCCAACCCGCTGACCTCGCGCGAGCGCGAGGTGGTCGCCGCGGCGGCGGACGGCAGCGCCAACCACGAGGTGGCCAAGCGGCTGTGCCTGTCCGAGGGGACGGTCCGCAACTACCTGTCGGCGGCGATCCAGAAGACCGGGGCCCGCAACCGCGCCGAGGCGGTCCGGATCGCCCGGGAGAAGGGCTGGCTCTAG
- a CDS encoding ABC transporter permease, translating to MITLIKLEVLRVLRNRRYLVFTLVLPVVLYSVMVGAYGKAGSLDGVSVKEYFMVAMATLGTVSASMTTNANRIALERKSGWARQLRLTALPGYGYVVAKIASTAASTLPAILVVFALAYGQGVRLSVSEWLLLGLTLWLGGFVFAGLGVALGYSAAPDSIQPIIMIVYTVMLILGGTYGQIGGSFGSFAKWTPMALYNELGRVAQTGSSVGVGTLAAVLGYAVAFIGLAAFLYQRDRREA from the coding sequence ATGATCACGCTGATCAAGCTGGAGGTCCTGCGGGTCCTCCGCAACCGCCGCTACCTGGTCTTCACGCTCGTCCTCCCGGTCGTCCTCTACAGCGTGATGGTCGGCGCCTACGGCAAGGCCGGCTCGCTGGACGGGGTGTCGGTCAAGGAGTACTTCATGGTCGCCATGGCGACCCTGGGCACCGTCTCCGCCTCGATGACCACCAACGCCAACCGGATCGCGCTGGAGCGCAAGAGCGGCTGGGCCCGCCAGCTGCGGCTGACCGCGCTGCCCGGCTACGGCTACGTGGTCGCCAAGATCGCCTCCACCGCCGCCTCCACCCTGCCCGCGATCCTGGTGGTCTTCGCCCTCGCCTACGGCCAGGGCGTGCGGCTCTCCGTGAGCGAGTGGCTGCTGCTCGGGCTGACCCTGTGGCTGGGCGGCTTCGTCTTCGCGGGGCTCGGCGTGGCCCTCGGCTACTCCGCCGCCCCGGACTCGATCCAGCCGATCATCATGATCGTCTACACCGTGATGCTGATCCTCGGCGGCACCTACGGCCAGATCGGCGGCAGCTTCGGCTCCTTCGCCAAGTGGACCCCGATGGCGCTCTACAACGAACTCGGCCGGGTGGCGCAGACTGGGTCCTCGGTCGGTGTCGGCACCCTCGCCGCGGTGCTCGGCTACGCCGTGGCCTTCATCGGCCTCGCGGCCTTCCTGTACCAGCGGGACCGCCGCGAGGCCTGA
- a CDS encoding alpha/beta fold hydrolase yields the protein MTTEISFPRQHSRTQRFTLGAPRSFTVSPDGRRVVFLRSAGGAERANLLQVLDLPEGGAPSERVAADPVALLGGGGEQLTAEERARRERSRESSSGVVGYATDGDVRLAAFALSGRLFTAGLLAEDTARELPATGPVLDPRPSPDGRHIAYATTGGELRVISADGGGDRVLGLPDGPEVTWGQAEFIAQEEMDRSRGYWWAPEGDRLLAARVDNSPVQRWWIADPANPERPAAEVAYPRAGSPNAEVTLAVLGLDGSRVEVAWDRAAYPYVARAHWSAGGPPVLLVQARDQRSQLFLMVNPANGVTTPLHAEEDAVWLDLFGGVPAWTPGGGRLVRISDEAGVRSLVVGTRVLTSAALHVRSVLDIGAEDVLVAASAGEAAADPEIGEVHLYRVSDEGVTRVTAEPGYHSGVRAGAVTVLVSASLRHSGSRVVVLRDGREVARIASLAQAPVITARPVLTSAGRGRIPAAVLLPTGYDRARDGLLPVLMSPYGGPHGQVVLAAQNPHLTSQWFADQGFAVVVADGRGTPGRSPAWEKSIAFDFAGVTLDDQVEALRALAEEFPLDLERVAIRGWSYGGYLAALAVLRRPDVFHAAVAGAPVTEWELYDTHYTERYLGDPAVRPEVYAANSLTADAAKLSRPLQLIHGLADDNVVVAHSLRLSSALLAAGRPHEVLPLSGVTHMTPQEEVAENLLLLQVDFLRRSLGLG from the coding sequence ATGACCACGGAGATCTCCTTCCCCCGCCAGCACTCGCGGACGCAGCGCTTCACGCTCGGCGCACCCCGCTCGTTCACCGTCTCACCGGACGGCCGCAGGGTGGTCTTCCTGCGCTCCGCCGGTGGGGCCGAACGGGCGAACCTGCTCCAGGTCCTCGATCTGCCCGAGGGAGGTGCTCCATCCGAGCGAGTCGCGGCCGACCCGGTGGCGCTGCTGGGCGGCGGCGGCGAGCAGCTGACCGCCGAGGAGCGGGCCCGCCGCGAGCGCAGCCGGGAGAGCTCCTCCGGCGTCGTCGGCTACGCCACGGACGGTGACGTGCGGCTGGCGGCGTTCGCGCTGTCCGGGCGGCTGTTCACGGCCGGGCTGCTGGCCGAGGACACCGCCCGCGAGCTGCCCGCGACCGGACCGGTGCTGGACCCGCGCCCGTCGCCGGACGGCCGCCACATCGCGTACGCCACCACCGGAGGCGAGCTGCGGGTGATCTCCGCCGACGGCGGCGGCGACCGGGTGCTCGGCCTGCCGGACGGACCCGAGGTGACCTGGGGCCAGGCGGAGTTCATCGCGCAGGAGGAGATGGACCGCAGCCGGGGCTACTGGTGGGCCCCGGAGGGGGACCGGCTGCTCGCCGCCCGGGTCGACAACAGCCCGGTCCAGCGCTGGTGGATCGCCGACCCGGCCAACCCGGAGCGCCCGGCCGCCGAGGTCGCCTACCCGCGGGCCGGCAGCCCGAACGCCGAGGTCACCCTGGCCGTGCTGGGCCTGGACGGCAGCCGGGTCGAGGTCGCCTGGGACCGGGCGGCGTACCCCTACGTGGCCCGCGCCCACTGGTCGGCCGGCGGCCCCCCGGTGCTGCTGGTGCAGGCCCGGGACCAGCGCAGCCAGCTGTTCCTGATGGTGAACCCGGCGAACGGGGTGACCACCCCGCTGCACGCCGAGGAGGACGCGGTCTGGCTGGACCTCTTCGGCGGGGTCCCCGCCTGGACCCCCGGCGGCGGGCGGCTGGTGCGGATCTCCGACGAGGCCGGGGTGCGCAGCCTGGTCGTCGGCACCCGGGTGCTCACCTCGGCCGCGCTGCACGTCCGCTCGGTGCTGGACATCGGCGCGGAGGACGTGCTGGTCGCGGCCTCGGCCGGGGAGGCGGCGGCCGATCCGGAGATCGGCGAGGTGCACCTGTACCGGGTGTCCGACGAGGGCGTCACCCGGGTCACCGCCGAGCCCGGCTACCACTCCGGCGTGCGCGCCGGGGCGGTCACCGTGCTGGTGTCCGCCTCCCTGCGGCACTCGGGGTCCCGGGTCGTGGTGCTGCGCGACGGCCGGGAGGTGGCCCGGATCGCCTCCCTGGCGCAGGCCCCGGTGATCACCGCCCGGCCGGTGCTGACCTCGGCCGGGCGCGGCCGGATCCCCGCGGCGGTGCTGCTGCCCACCGGCTACGACCGGGCGCGGGACGGCCTGCTGCCGGTGCTGATGAGCCCGTACGGCGGTCCGCACGGCCAGGTGGTGCTGGCGGCGCAGAACCCGCACCTGACCTCCCAGTGGTTCGCCGACCAGGGCTTCGCGGTGGTGGTCGCGGACGGCCGGGGCACCCCGGGGCGCAGCCCGGCCTGGGAGAAGTCGATCGCCTTCGACTTCGCCGGGGTCACCCTCGACGACCAGGTCGAGGCGCTGCGGGCACTGGCCGAGGAGTTCCCGCTGGACCTGGAGCGGGTCGCCATCCGCGGCTGGTCCTACGGCGGCTACCTGGCCGCGCTGGCCGTGCTGCGCCGCCCGGACGTCTTCCACGCGGCGGTCGCCGGGGCCCCGGTCACCGAGTGGGAGCTGTACGACACCCACTACACGGAGCGCTACCTGGGCGACCCGGCGGTACGTCCGGAGGTCTACGCGGCGAACTCGCTGACCGCCGACGCGGCCAAGCTGAGCCGCCCGCTGCAACTGATCCACGGCCTGGCGGACGACAACGTGGTGGTCGCGCACAGCCTGCGGCTGTCCTCGGCGCTGCTGGCGGCGGGCCGCCCGCACGAGGTGCTGCCGCTGTCCGGGGTCACCCACATGACTCCGCAGGAGGAGGTCGCGGAGAACCTGCTGCTGCTCCAGGTGGACTTCCTGCGGCGGTCGCTGGGCCTGGGCTGA
- a CDS encoding DUF6113 family protein: MRHPENRLGRAVVPAPRSASPQPPRAEYPLGAQARGAAYLLLTVLGVAVGVAGVFVQPLWFPGGLLLALAGLVALCCGGRLLTGTRPGAALPAVGWFAVQMIALSPRPEGDFLLVSDAGSYLFLLGGMVLSVVTATMRSLPRILQPKR, from the coding sequence ATGAGGCACCCCGAGAACCGGCTCGGCCGGGCCGTGGTCCCCGCCCCGCGCTCCGCCTCCCCGCAGCCGCCCCGGGCCGAGTACCCGCTGGGCGCGCAGGCCCGGGGGGCGGCCTACCTGCTGCTGACCGTGCTGGGCGTGGCCGTCGGCGTGGCCGGGGTCTTCGTGCAGCCGCTGTGGTTCCCCGGCGGGCTGCTGCTGGCGCTGGCCGGGCTGGTCGCGCTCTGCTGCGGCGGCCGACTGCTCACCGGCACCCGGCCGGGGGCGGCGCTGCCCGCCGTCGGCTGGTTCGCGGTGCAGATGATCGCGCTGTCGCCGCGGCCCGAGGGCGACTTCCTGCTGGTCTCCGACGCGGGCAGCTACCTCTTCCTGCTCGGCGGGATGGTCCTGTCGGTGGTGACCGCCACGATGCGCTCGCTGCCGCGGATCCTGCAACCGAAGCGTTGA
- the mshB gene encoding N-acetyl-1-D-myo-inositol-2-amino-2-deoxy-alpha-D-glucopyranoside deacetylase, whose amino-acid sequence MTAQPPESPSAARRLLLVHAHPDDESIGNGATMARYAAEGDHVTLVTCTLGEEGEVIGAGLAHLAADREDSLGAWRIGELAAAMRELGVTDHRFLGGPGRYRDSGMMGVESNRRPDSFWRADLDEAAAHLVAVVREVRPQVLVTYDPDGGYGHPDHIQAHRVAMRARELAADPAFRPELGEVHAIAKVYWNCMPRSVVEAGFAALRAAGKESPFPGIASAEDVPGVVDDDQVTAAVDGSAFARNKSAAMRAHATQIAVDGPFFALSNDLGQPMPVTEYYRLVHGEAGPRGADGWEGDLFAGLGPADGEPAPAARQPEAAR is encoded by the coding sequence ATGACTGCCCAGCCGCCCGAATCCCCCTCGGCCGCCCGCCGCCTGCTCCTCGTCCACGCCCACCCGGACGACGAGTCGATCGGCAACGGCGCCACCATGGCCCGCTACGCGGCGGAGGGGGACCACGTCACCCTCGTCACCTGCACCCTCGGTGAGGAGGGTGAAGTGATCGGTGCCGGGCTGGCGCATCTGGCCGCCGACCGGGAGGACTCCCTCGGCGCCTGGCGTATCGGTGAACTCGCGGCGGCCATGCGCGAGTTGGGTGTGACCGACCACCGCTTCCTGGGCGGCCCCGGGCGCTACCGGGACTCCGGGATGATGGGCGTGGAGAGCAACCGCCGTCCGGACTCCTTCTGGCGGGCCGACCTGGACGAGGCCGCCGCGCACCTGGTCGCCGTGGTCCGCGAGGTGCGCCCGCAGGTGCTGGTGACCTACGACCCCGACGGCGGCTACGGCCACCCGGACCACATCCAGGCGCACCGGGTCGCGATGCGGGCCCGCGAGCTGGCCGCCGACCCGGCGTTCCGGCCGGAGCTCGGCGAGGTCCACGCCATCGCCAAGGTCTACTGGAACTGCATGCCGCGCTCGGTGGTCGAGGCGGGCTTCGCGGCGCTGCGCGCGGCGGGCAAGGAGTCCCCCTTCCCGGGGATCGCCTCCGCCGAGGACGTCCCCGGCGTGGTCGACGACGACCAGGTCACCGCCGCCGTCGACGGCAGCGCCTTCGCCCGGAACAAGAGCGCCGCGATGCGGGCGCACGCCACCCAGATCGCGGTGGACGGCCCCTTCTTCGCGCTGTCGAACGACCTGGGCCAGCCGATGCCGGTCACCGAGTACTACCGGCTGGTGCACGGCGAGGCCGGGCCGCGCGGCGCCGACGGCTGGGAGGGCGACCTCTTCGCCGGGCTGGGCCCGGCCGACGGCGAGCCCGCCCCGGCGGCGCGGCAGCCGGAGGCGGCCCGATGA
- a CDS encoding sensor histidine kinase, translating to MRDIGAVRIGQPAENRRQKMVKLCWVSLWMLYLAYPVGDLVDGTHSAAERIAGWVMLAAFIGSYGAVVVRRQVRGTLRAWCASDLVVLLAMASVATAACYLLGSPWLTLLSYTAIAAAGSLPERYSVPGVAVVTGYLVVVGFTCPNPNASATVTAALSAFLGGAAMSGLHRMIHTMWELREARAAVAALSASSERLRMARDLHDLLGHSLSLITLKTELTARFLDQERYEEARAQVADIERVSRQSLVDVREAIGGYRRPKLAVELAAVRTALSAADVVVDADESVGEGHPGLGPEEEGALGWALREAATNIVRHSGAKLCQVRLAEFMTEEGTRTLRLEVLDDGSGTKYPGRGNGLTGLSERLALADGTLETGPGPRGRGFRVRATVPLRAQRSALTDEPVAGTVQQ from the coding sequence ATGCGCGACATCGGAGCTGTGCGGATCGGCCAGCCGGCCGAGAACCGGCGCCAGAAGATGGTGAAGCTCTGCTGGGTGTCGCTGTGGATGCTCTACCTCGCCTACCCGGTCGGCGACCTGGTCGACGGCACGCACAGCGCCGCCGAGCGGATCGCCGGCTGGGTCATGCTGGCCGCCTTCATCGGCAGCTACGGCGCGGTGGTGGTGCGCCGCCAGGTCCGCGGCACGCTCCGGGCCTGGTGCGCGTCCGACCTGGTGGTGCTGCTGGCGATGGCCTCCGTGGCCACCGCCGCCTGCTACCTGCTGGGCAGTCCCTGGCTGACCCTGCTCAGCTACACCGCCATCGCCGCCGCCGGCAGCCTGCCGGAGAGGTACTCGGTGCCGGGGGTGGCCGTGGTCACCGGCTACCTGGTCGTGGTCGGCTTCACCTGCCCGAACCCCAACGCCTCGGCCACCGTCACCGCCGCCCTCAGCGCCTTCCTCGGCGGGGCGGCGATGTCCGGTCTGCACCGGATGATCCACACCATGTGGGAGCTGCGCGAGGCCCGCGCGGCGGTGGCCGCCCTGTCCGCCTCCTCCGAGCGGCTGCGGATGGCCCGCGACCTGCACGACCTGCTCGGCCACTCGCTCTCGCTGATCACCCTGAAGACCGAGCTGACCGCCCGGTTCCTGGACCAGGAGCGCTACGAGGAGGCCCGGGCGCAGGTCGCCGACATCGAGCGGGTCAGCCGCCAGTCGCTGGTCGACGTCCGCGAGGCGATCGGCGGCTACCGGCGGCCGAAGCTGGCGGTGGAGCTGGCGGCGGTGCGCACCGCGCTCAGCGCCGCCGACGTCGTGGTCGACGCCGACGAGTCCGTCGGCGAGGGCCACCCGGGCCTCGGCCCGGAGGAGGAGGGGGCGCTCGGCTGGGCGCTGCGCGAGGCCGCGACCAACATCGTCCGGCACAGCGGCGCCAAGCTCTGCCAGGTCCGGCTGGCCGAGTTCATGACCGAGGAGGGCACGCGCACGCTGCGGCTGGAGGTCCTCGACGACGGATCCGGAACCAAGTACCCCGGCCGGGGCAACGGCCTGACCGGGCTCTCCGAGCGGCTGGCGCTGGCCGACGGCACGCTGGAGACCGGCCCGGGACCGCGCGGGCGCGGCTTCCGGGTCCGGGCCACCGTTCCGCTGCGGGCGCAGCGCTCGGCGCTGACCGACGAGCCGGTGGCCGGTACCGTGCAGCAGTGA